In one window of Cryptococcus neoformans var. neoformans B-3501A chromosome 11, whole genome shotgun sequence DNA:
- a CDS encoding hypothetical protein (HMMPfam hit to DNA_pol_B, DNA polymerase family B, score: -71.7, E(): 6.7e-08; HMMPfam hit to DNA_pol_B_exo, DNA polymerase family B, exonuclease domain, score: 356.9, E(): 2.6e-104), with amino-acid sequence MPSRGSFRGRGRGSGSGFGSNTRFTGRRRGRGGGGGGGGVAYGIDRRPATSTNQANREDGTAATEKFEEVKVYDEIDEKIGFWRFESVRAEGEEKVGWLVNMHQTLVPSDVHPGGLAAVDYYFIQDDGGSFKVSIPYEPYFYLTCRGGTESIVEEWLLKRYEGIIIRIEREKKWDLSLPNHLLSAPPVFLKLFFHNTADLQTIRRDLLPLARSNSEKFTAVDAYADVVSAEAAANGHGDDENRAWGAEDDTKKKKDKEPSECIIEVREHDLAYHLRVAIDLNIRVGLWYTVTSRTGVITLERIPDRVKRADPVVMAYDIETTKQPLKFPDQQTDQIMMISYMIDGMGYLITNREIVGEDIDDFEYTPKDEYPGEFTVFNEPDEPAVIRRWFEHIRDSKPTVIATYNGDSFDFPFVDARAKIHGISMYEEIGFKPDIEEEYKSRSTMHMDCFRWVKRDSYLPQGSQGLKAVTTAKLGYNPIELDPELMTPYAIEQPQILAQYSVSDAVATYYLYMKYVHPFIFSLCNIIPLSPDEVLRKGTGTLCETLLMVEAYDAHIIMPNRHEDPHGVTYEGHLLASETYVGGHVEALEAGVFRSDIPTHFKIVPSAIQELIDDLDAALRFSLIEEGQVKLEDVENYDEVKQQIQTALETMRDEPNRFDNPLIYHLDVAAMYPNIMLSNRLQPDSVKEEADCAVCDYNRPDKKCDRRMEWAWRGEYFPAKRDEVNMVRYALEQETFPPKRPYDPKRRFVDLTPTEQSALLHKRLGDYSRKVYKKTHDTKIVTKTTIICQRENSFYIDTVRAFRDRRYEYKGLHKTWKKNLDKAFEEGGAVATVDEAKKMIVLYDSLQLAHKCILNSFYGYVMRKGARWYSMEMAGITCLTGATIIQMARQLVEQIGRPLELDTDGIWCMLPGVFPEDFNFKLKNGKKFGISYPCTMLNHLVHAQFTNDQYHELVNNDSGTYNVKKENSIFFELDGPYKAMILPSSKEEDKLLKKRYAVFNPDGSLAELKGFEVKRRGELQMIKIFQSQIFDKFLLGKTTEECYAAVATVADQWLDILQSKASSLHDDELVDLIAENRSMSKTLAEYAGQKSTSISTARRLAEFLGEQMVKDKGLSCRFIISAKPNGAPVTERAVPVAIFTAEEPVKRHYLRKWLKDNSLTDFDLRTILDWDYYTERLGSVIQKLITIPAALQKVPNPVPRIRHPDWLYKRIATKEDKFQQHKITDMFTKLKDMEDLGDGQKKVGPKLAVVRRRNRKEQEKESEVEEVPPEPEYDYAGYIRIMKKKWRKQRQEKARARKSGLRQDGTISSMLRTQTSSMNSKQWDVIQIASTNRPGEFKLWLAIDGTFQSVRLKVPREFYLNFKEDPEPQMLATDRYEAVEVVRTLPRGQPARHLYKLSVDEVLFMEGESHFSTLINNPNVDGAFELQVPLVVRALLSLGTSCALRSNILGGLNRGLDKGFDLVDLERSGNLSRRKYLNEGRGIRYHFLFHAVADQRHIIGLFSPDSTNASIYLVDRAKNRQQLPNPLKFYTDRVERAERGVFSYPDMLDFTTSYHSSESSAFKALGKDLQAINHGLNVIALCSPFEHSYYQAKAPVYSNFPFITYRLGKEEDPGLMWLLQTSRRMIGLYLRLSSWLKEQIQIASHFDVPIGNLGADIAVFLADIEFARRLKQQDMLIWWSSTPRPDLGGSEEDANSSEDLVSPHISNRGCYSSTVLEMEVSDLAINAVLQSALVNEMEGSGTGSLAFDSASHNLDEYAKGAVNTSVMLGDAVLSTQTFGVLKSMLRAWYADKARAHVKGDSLSPAEIVVDQFWRWISSSTSSMFEPALHRFLHGLMRKTFLQLLAEFKRLGTQVVYADFGRVFLLTSKPDAGSAFAFAKYLVAAANSQELFRHLIIDVAQFWNYLAWMDVANFGGVKVSPETAASREPPAKRFEISMDWNIQSFLPGTLQPVFERNVASFIFSLYSAKRSSSDGREPLRVIHSLNIDQPGTEATSTMNPTKEKEKKAASKSISQTLTRRLLSDIAAVKRQQAAVHLEPEEAYTLAFPDLPGARSKRINPTLELIKAITEVYSLASEHSIEVQILKRNLLDLIGVKEFSSDAAFNPPCESIEVPMVICKKCNAIRDVDLCRDPDRLPSVNPDSGEMLEPARKNWVCHKCDSEYDRFQIEQPLIEMVTKTITNYQIQDVICLKCSQTKSDNLAATCKCGGGFRTTSNRNELKTKLKMIKSVCDYHKLPFAGSYVEETLSRW; translated from the exons ATGCCCTCCAGAGGATCTTTCAGAGGACGCGGTCGGGGATCCGGATCCGGATTTGGAAGCAACACCCGGTTTACAGGCAGGCGACGGGGTCGaggcggaggcggcggcggcggtggtgtCGCATATGGGATCGACCGCCGCCCCGCTACATCTACTAATCAAGCTAATCGTGAAGATGGAACCGCCGCCACCGAAAAATTTGAAGAGGTCAAGGTCTAcgatgagattgatgaaAAGATTGGATTCTGGAGGTTTGAGAGTGTGAGGGCAGAGGGCGAAGAAAAGGTCGGCTGGTTGGTCAATATGCACCAG ACACTTGTGCCGAGCGATGTGCACCCTGGAGGTCTAGCGGCTGTCGACTACTATTTCATccaagatgatggaggctCATTCAAGGTGTCCATACCTTACGAGCCGTATTTCTATCTTACCTGTCGG GGGGGAACAGAGAGCATCGTCGAGGAATGGCTTTTGAAACGATATGAAGGTATCATCATAAGGatagaaagagaaaaaaagtggGATCTAAGCCTC CCAAACCACCTTTTATCGGCACCTCCAGTATTCCTTAAACTGTTCTTCCACAATACTGCCGATCTCCAGACTATCCGACGTGACTTGCTACCTCTTGCACGCAGCAACTCTGAAAAATTCACGGCCGTTGATGCGTATGCCGATGTGGTCAGTGCGGAGGCGGCAGCCAACGGTCATGGGGATGACGAAAACAGAGCATGGGGTGCAGAGGACGacacgaaaaagaagaaggataaagaGCCGTCAGAATGTATCATTGAAGTCCGAGAACATGACTTGGCGTACCATTTACGAGTGGCAATCGATCTCA ATATTCGTGTCGGACTCTGGTATACCGTCACCTCCCGCACGGGCGTTATAACGCTGGAACGAATACCCGATCGTGTCAAGCGTGCGGACCCAGTCGTCATGGCGTATGATATCGAAACAACAAAGCAGCCCCTCAAGTTTCCAGATCAACAAACGGACCAAATCATGATGATTTCTTACATGATTGACGGGATGGGCTACTTGATCACGAATAGAGAGATTGTGGGTGAAGACATTGATGATTTTGAATATACACCAAAGGATGAGTATCCCGGTGAATTCACAGTGTTCAACGAGCCTGACGAG CCTGCGGTTATCCGGAGATGGTTTGAACATATCAGAGATTCCAAGCCAACCGTCATCGCAACGTATAACGGTGATAGTTTCGATTTTCCTTTTGTCGATGCAAGGGCCAAGATACATGGAATCAGCATGTACGAGGAAATTGGATTCAAACCAGATATCGAGGAAGAATACAAGTCCCGATCAACCATGCACATGGATTGTTTCAG ATGGGTCAAACGAGACTCGTATCTTCCACAAGGTAGTCAGGGCCTCAAAGCTGTGACTACTGCCAAACTCGGATACAACCCCATCGAACTCGACCCAGAATTAATGACGCCGTACGCCATCGAGCAACCCCAAATATTGGCTCAGTATTCCGTCTCCGACGCGGTCGCCACATACTACCTCTACATGAAATACGTTCaccccttcatcttttcgCTGTGTAACATCATCCCTTTAAGTCCAGATGAAGTGTTGCGTAAAGGAACAGGTACGCTCTGTGAAACCTTATTGATG GTTGAAGCTTATGATGCTCATATCATTATGCCTAACCGTCATGAAGATCCCCACGGAGTGACATACGAGGGCCACCTACTCGCGTCTGAAACATATGTCGGAGGCCATGTTGAGGCTCTGGAAGCTGGTGTGTTCAGGAGCGACATCCCGACTCACTTCAAGATCGTGCCAAGTGCCATACAAGAA CTTATTGATGATCTCGATGCGGCACTCCGATTCTCCTtgattgaagaaggtcaagTCAAACTCGAGGATGTAGAAAACTACGACGAGGTTAAACAGCAAATCCAGACCGCTCTCGAGACCATGCGGGACGAACCCAATCGCTTCGACAACCCTTTGATCTACCATCTTGATGTCGCCGCCATGTACCCCAACATCATGTTGTCAAACCGTCTACAGCCCGATTCAGtcaaagaggaagcagaTTGCGCAGTGTGTGACTACAATCGACCTGACAAGAAGTGTGATCGGCGTATGGAATGGGCATGGAGAGGAGAATACTTCCCCGCGAAAAGAGACGAAGTTAACATGGTACGCTATGCTCTGGAACAGGAAACGTTCCCTCCAAAACGTCCATATGACCCAAAGCGCCGTTTTGTCGACTTGACGCCCACAGAACAAtctgcccttcttcacaaGCGTTTAGGGGACTATTCTCGAAAGGTATACAAGAAGACTCACGACACGAAGATTGTCACCAAGACGACAATCATTTGCCAGCGAGAGAACTCGTTCTATATCGATACTGTCCGGGCATTCCGAGACCGTCGTTACGAGTACAAGGGTCTCCACAAAACCTGGAAGAAAAACCTCGATAAGGcatttgaagaaggtggcgCGGTTGCAACAGTAGATgaggccaagaagatgattgtACTCTACGACTCGCTCCAGCTTGCACACAAGTGTATCCTCAACTCTTTCTACGGTTATGTCATGCGAAAAGGAGCGAGGTGGTATTCGATGGAAATGGCAGGCATTACTTGTCTGACTGGTGCCACTATCATTCAGATGGCAAGGCAGCTTGTTGAGCAGATTGGGCGGCCGCTAGAGCTGGATACAGACGGTATCTGGTGCATGTTGCCTGGTGTTTTCCCCGAGGACTTCAacttcaagctcaagaatGGCAAGAAATTTGGCATCTCGTATCCTTGCACCATGCTCAACCACCTTGTCCACGCACAGTTCACCAACGACCAGTACCACGAACTTGTTAATAACGACTCTGGTACGTACAATGTCAAGAAAGAAAACTCGATCTTCTTCGAACTGGATGGGCCTTATAAAGCTATGATCCTTCCGTCTtcaaaggaagaggacaaaTTGCTCAAGAAGAGATATGCCGTCTTCAACCCTGACGGCTCCCTCGCGGAGTTGAAAGGATTCGAAGTGAAGCGTCGAGGTGAACTTCAAATGATCAAGATCTTCCAAAGTCAAATCTTCGACAAGTTCTTGCTGGGCAAGACGACCGAGGAGTGCTACGCTGCCGTCGCCACCGTTGCCGACCAATGGCTCGATATCCTTCAAAGCAAGGCCTCAAGTcttcatgatgatgaattgGTCGACTTGATTGCCGAGAACCGTAGCATGTCGAAAACACTGGCCGAGTACGCTGGTCAAAAGTCTACTTCGATTAGCACAGCAAGAAGGCTGGCGGAGTTTTTAGGCGAGCAAATGGTCAAGGACAAAGGTCTTTCTTGTCgattcatcatctctgcGAAACCTAACGGTGCGCCAGTCACGGAGCGAGCTGTTCCTGTTGCGATCTTCACAGCTGAAGAGCCCGTGAAAAGGCATTATCTCCGCAAATGGCTAAAGGACAACAGTCTTACGGACTTTGATCTTCGTACTATTCTCGACTGGGACTATTACACTGAACGTCTTGGTTCCGTCATCCAGAAGCTCATCACCATCCCCGCCGCCCTTCAAAAGGTACCAAACCCTGTACCTCGTATCCGACACCCCGACTGGCTTTATAAACGTATTGCCACCAAAGAAGACAAGTTCCAACAGCACAAGATCACTGATATGTTCACAAAGTTGAAGGATATGGAAGATTTGGGAGACGGACAAAAGAAAGTTGGACCCAAACTGGCTGTGGTTAGGAGAAGAAACAGGaaggagcaagagaaggaatCGGAGGTCGAGGAAGTCCCACCCGAACCCGAATATGACTATGCTGGGTATATCAGGATAATGAAAAAGAAGTGGCGCAAGCAAAGGCAGGAAAAAGCTCGAGCGCGCAAGTCTGGTCTTCGGCAAGACGGCACTATTTCCTCCATGCTTCGCACGCAGACGTCTAGTATGAATTCAAAGCAATGGGACGTCATCCAGatcgcctccaccaacCGGCCGGGAGAATTCAAACTCTGGCTTGCCATTGATGGCACCTTCCAAAGCGTGCGACTGAAGGTACCCCGAGAATTCTATCTTAACTTCAAGGAAGATCCCGAGCCTCAGATGCTAGCTACAGACCGCTATGAGGCGGTGGAGGTCGTCAGGACATTACCTCGAGGACAGCCTGCCAGACATCTTTACAAGCTGTCGGTAGATGAAGTGCTTTTCATGGAAGGAGAATCGCACTTTTCCACTTTGATCAACAACCCGAACGTGGACGGTGCTTTTGAGCTCCAAGTTCCCCTTGTCGTTCGCGCACTCCTCAGCCTTGGGACTTCATGCGCCTTACGCTCTAATATCCTGGGGGGTCTCAACCGCGGCCTGGACAAAGGTTTCGATCTCGTTGATTTGGAACGCTCAGGAAACCTGTCTAGGCGCAAGTATCTCAATGAAGGTCGCGGGATTAGGTaccacttcctcttccatgcCGTTGCTGACCAACGACATATCATTGGCCTTTTCTCCCCCGATTCCACCAATGCTTCTATCTACCTTGTCGATCGCGCCAAGAACCGTCAACAGCTGCCTAATCCGTTGAAATTCTATACCGACCGAGTTGAGCGTGCAGAACGTGGTGTCTTCTCTTACCCCGATATGCTTGACTTCACTACCTCATATCATTCCTCAGAGTCATCCGCATTCAAGGCCCTTGGGAAAGATCTCCAAGCCATCAACCACGGTCTTAATGTTATTGCCCTTTGTTCGCCATTTGAGCATTCTTACTACCAGGCAAAGGCACCAGTCTATTCCAACTTCCCGTTCATAACATATAGACtagggaaagaggaagacccAGGTCTAATGTGGCTGTTGCAGAcgtcgaggaggatgattggATTGTACTTGAGGCTGTCCAGCTGGTTGAAGGAGCAGATTCAAATTGCATCACACTTTGATGTTCCTATCGGC AACCTGGGTGCCGATATAGCGGTGTTCCTTGCGGATATCGAGTTCGCACGTAGACTCAAACAGCAAGACATGCTCATTTGGTGGTCATCGACTCCCCGACCAGATCTTGGTGGTtccgaagaagatgctAACTCTAGCGAAGATCTCGTTTCTCCTCACATCTCAAACCGCGGCTGTTACTCATCCACCGTGCTGGAAATGGAGGTGTCCGATCTTGCTATTAACGCTGTCCTTCAATCAGCTCTCGTCAACGAAATGGAAGGTTCAGGAACTGGTTCGCTCGCCTTTGATTCGGCATCCCATAACCTTGATGAGTACGCCAAGGGTGCTGTCAACACATCGGTCATGCTTGGAGATGCCGTACTTTCCACCCAAACCTTTGGGGTTCTTAAGTCAATGCTTCGTGCATGGTATGCTGACAAGGCTCGAGCTCATGTCAAAGGCGACTCATTGTCGCCTGCCGAGATCGTTGTCGATCAATTTTGGCGTTGGATCAGTTCATCAACCAGCAGCATGTTTGAGCCAGCTCTCCATCGTTTCCTTCATGGCTTGATGCGCAAGACATTCCTGCAGCTCCTCGCAGAATTCAAACGGCTGGGTACCCAAGTCGTCTACGCGGATTTCGGCCGTGTTTTCCTTCTCACCTCCAAACCTGATGCTGGCAGCGCGTTTGCATTTGCAAAATACCTAGTTGCCGCTGCCAACTCACAAGAATTGTTCCgccatctcatcatcgacGTCGCCCAGTTTTGGAACTACCTTGCGTGGATGGATGTTGCCAATTTCGGCGGTGTCAAAGTCTCACCTGAAACTGCGGCGAGTCGAGAGCCGCCAGCGAAAAGGTTCGAGATTAGTATGGACTGGAACATCCAATCCTTTTTGCCCGGCACTCTTCAACCTGTGTTCGAAAGAAATGTGGCGAGCTTCATATTTTCCCTTTACAGTGCTAAGCGCTCGTCCAGCGATGGCAGAGAGCCTCTTAGAGTCATCCACAGTCTCAACATTGATCAGCCTGGTACAGAAGCCACATCAACAATGAATCCTacgaaagaaaaggagaagaaagctgcCTCCAAGAGCATCTCACAAACTCTTACCCGTCGACTTCTTTCTGATATTGCTGCGGTCAAGCGTCAACAAGCTGCTGTGCACCTTGAGCCGGAAGAGGCCTACACCCTGGCTTTTCCCGACTTGCCTGGAGCTAGGTCGAAACGCATTAATCCCACCCTCGAGCTTATTAAGGCCATTACGGAGGTCTATTCTCTCGCTTCTGAGCATAGCATTGAAGTGCAAATTCTCAAGCGGAACTTGCTGGACTTGATTGGTGTCAAAGAGTTCTCGAGCGATGCGGCCTTTAATCCTCCATGCGAAAGTATTGAGGTGCCCATGGTGATTTGCAAAAAGTGTAACGCGATCAGAGACGTCGACCTATGCAGAGATCCCGACAGGTTGCCTAGTGTTAACCCAGATAGCGGTGAAATGTTGGAACCAGCGAGAAAGAACTGGGTGTGTCAT AAATGTGACTCTGAATATGATCGATTCCAGATCGAACAACCTCTCATCGAAATGGTCACCAAGACGATCACCAACTACCAAATACAAGAC GTGATCTGCCTCAAATGTTCGCAAACGAAATCGGACAATCTTGCGGCGACCTGCAAATGTGGTGGAGGATTTAGGACGACGTCAAACAGAAATGAACTGAAGACGAAGCTGAAAATGATTAAGAGTG TATGTGATTACCATAAATTGCCCTTTGCTGGTAGTTATGTGGAAGAGACTTTGAGTCGGTGGTAG
- a CDS encoding hypothetical protein (HMMPfam hit to PALP, Pyridoxal-phosphate dependent enzyme, score: 318.8, E(): 8.1e-93; HMMPfam hit to Thr_dehydrat_C, C-terminal regulatory domain of Threonine dehydratase, score: 209.6, E(): 5.9e-60) yields MAPTPGVIPVPAARPAASHLSKSPPTTNEYTSTAPIPALPPQHTDEGVPSHLYQGLPAHLLIDDAQGQKVPDYLRMILMSKVYAAPLNLKETPLTYAANLSARLGNEIWIKREDLQPVFSFKIRGAYNMMASLSDEEKKKGVITCSAGNHAQGVALSGHALNIPAIVVMPVSTPSIKWRNVQRLGATVLLHGRDFDEAKAECLRLEKEKGLTFVPPYDNPYVVAGQGTVAMEICRQVTDADQIDGIFASVGGGGLAAGIAAYMKRVAKPSVGIYGVETVDGDAMDRSLKAGKRVLLDEVGPFADGTAVRLVGEEPFRVCKNFLDDVVLVNNDEICAAIKDVFEETRSVPEPSGALALAGLKAHIIRNNLQGAGKRFVAVISGGNMNFGRLRFVAERADVGERREVLMSVRVPEKPGSFLKFHSLLGSRAVTEFSYRHSNNSTGYIICSFLLSSSSSSSSGPSPEARANEIHEMVESFKQHGIEAVDLSEDEFAKSHVRHLVGGRSAVEHERIFRFEFPERPGALGNFLKGMKVEWNISMFHYRNHGADVGKVLIGVQVPSQDNPAFDEFLEKLGYPYVEETHNEVYTMFLRS; encoded by the exons ATGGCGCCTACACCGGGAGT CATCCCCGTCCCCGCCGCCCGCCCGGCCGCCAGCCACCTCTCCAAGTCGCCGCCGACGACCAACGAGTACACCTCCACCGCGCCCATCCCCGCCCTCCCGCCGCAGCACACGGACGAGGGCGTCCCCTCCCACCTCTACCAAGGCCTGCCCGCCCATCTCCTGATCGACGATGCCCAGGGACAAAAGGTCCCCGACTATCTCAGGATGATCCTGATGT CCAAGGTCTACGCCGCGcccctcaacctcaaggAAACCCCTCTCACATATGCAGCCAACCTCTCCGCCCGGCTCGGCAACGAG ATCTGGATCAAGCGGGAGGACCTCCAGCCCGTGTTCTCATTCAAGATCCGCGGCGCCTACAACATGATGGCCAGTCTGTCCgacgaagaaaagaaaaagggcgTCATCACGTGCTCCGCCG GCAACCACGCCCAGGGCGTCGCCCTCTCCGGCCACGCACTCAACATCCCCGCCATCGTCGTCATGCCCGTCTCCACCCCGTCCATCAAGTGGCGCAACGTCCAGCGTCTCGGCGCcaccgtcctcctccacgGCCGCGACTTTGACGAGGCCAAGGCCGAGTGTCTCCGCctcgaaaaggaaaagggccTGACCTTTGTGCCCCCGTACGATAACCCCTACGTCGTCGCCGGCCAGGGAACTGTCGCCATGGAAATCTGCCGCCAAGTCACAGATGCCGACCAGATCGATGGCATATTCGCTTCCGTCGGCGGAGGCGGCCTTGCGGCCGGTATCGCGGCGTACATGAAGCGAGTCGCCAAGCCCAGTGTCGGAATCTACGGTGTCGAGACCGTTGACGGTGATGCCATGGACCGCTCACTCAAGGCCGGCAAGAGGGTCCTCCTCGATGAAGTCGGCCCGTTTGCAGACGGTACCGCGGTAAGGCTTGTCGGCGAAGAACCTTTTCGCGTATGCAAAAACTTTTTGGACGACGTCGTGCTTGTCAACAATGACGAGATTTGCGCCGCCATCAAGGATGTCTTTGAAG AAACCCGATCTGTCCCCGAACCGTCCGGTGCCCTCGCACTCGCAGGCCTGAAAGCCCACATTATCCGAAACAACCTCCAAGGCGCCGGTAAACGCTTTGTCGCCGTCATCTCCGGCGGTAACATGAACTTTGGCCGACTCCGATTCGTCGCTGAGCGAGCGGATGTCGGCGAACGACGAGAAGTGCTGATGAGTGTCCGAGTGCCCGAAAAGCCTGGCAG CTTTTTGAAATTCCACTCCCTCCTCGGTTCACGCGCAGTCACCGAGTTCTCCTACCGCCACTCCAACAATTCCACCGGCTACATCATCtgctccttcctcctctcctcctcatcctcttcgtcctccgGGCCCTCACCCGAAGCGCGCGCAAACGAGATTCACGAGATGGTCGAATCGTTTAAACAGCATGGGATCGAAGCCGTCGATTTGAGCGAGGATGAGTTTGCAAAGAGTCATGTGAGGCATCTGGTCGGTGGACGCAGTGCCGTGGAGCACGAAAGGATCTTTAGGTTTG AGTTCCCGGAAAGACCTGGGGCACTTGGAAACTTTTTAAAAGGTATGAAGGTCGAATGGAATATCTCCATGTTCCATTACAGAAACCACGGTGCCG ACGTCGGCAAAGTCCTCATCGGCGTCCAAGTCCCGTCCCAGGACAACCCCGCATTTGACGAGTTTTTGGAAAAGCTGGGATATCCATATGTCGAAGAGACCCATAATGAGGTTTACACCATGTTCCTCAGGtcgtaa